One window of the Candidatus Wolbachia massiliensis genome contains the following:
- a CDS encoding PQQ-binding-like beta-propeller repeat protein — MKVIIVMIMLLCSNYTMASERVSLVDKRLSQGYVAPVLTENSVILTDKHGTLYSFDMDNSRIINWKLHLPHKNKIGNMSLSCHSGNVFFIVDNILHVIDAKTGEIQWEKELRAPARGRAVVINNKLVVLTIDNYLHMFDIKDGSLIWTYQNGINEVRGLYSISPVISNDKIIAPFSNGELIAFSEDGKKLWDQKLSTNLLDTQLTDVTTTPRVLGDILIATNNSYIYGIDVKSGNVLWSKPLQVKSVSDIESYYSPLIPAERQRKGGRIFIVTKDNKIIGIDILSGETVWTSDLIENTQLFAPIMYAHTLWVTSDKGLIFAFPGSENKGKAIKIPGNVFHTPVFTHDKIYITTEGNGVYSLENRFVFYD, encoded by the coding sequence ATGAAAGTAATAATAGTTATGATAATGTTATTGTGTAGTAATTACACAATGGCAAGCGAGCGAGTAAGTTTAGTGGATAAAAGATTATCCCAAGGGTATGTGGCTCCAGTACTTACAGAAAATAGTGTTATTCTGACAGATAAACATGGCACCTTATATTCCTTTGATATGGACAACTCAAGGATTATAAATTGGAAATTGCATCTCCCACACAAGAACAAAATTGGTAACATGAGTCTGTCGTGTCATAGTGGAAACGTTTTTTTCATAGTGGACAACATTTTACATGTAATAGATGCAAAGACTGGCGAGATTCAGTGGGAAAAAGAATTGAGAGCCCCAGCAAGAGGAAGAGCAGTAGTAATAAATAACAAGCTGGTAGTATTGACCATTGATAACTATCTACATATGTTTGATATAAAAGATGGTAGCCTTATTTGGACTTACCAAAATGGTATCAATGAGGTTCGCGGTTTATATTCCATATCGCCGGTAATTTCTAATGATAAAATAATAGCGCCGTTTTCAAATGGCGAGCTAATAGCTTTTAGTGAAGATGGCAAAAAATTGTGGGACCAAAAATTATCTACGAATCTTTTGGACACACAGCTCACAGATGTAACCACTACACCAAGAGTGCTTGGTGATATTTTGATAGCTACAAATAATTCTTATATCTATGGTATTGACGTAAAATCAGGAAACGTTTTATGGTCAAAACCATTACAAGTAAAAAGTGTATCAGACATTGAATCATATTATAGCCCTCTTATCCCTGCAGAGAGACAAAGAAAAGGCGGAAGAATTTTTATAGTTACTAAAGACAATAAAATAATTGGTATCGATATACTAAGCGGTGAAACAGTCTGGACATCTGATTTAATAGAAAACACACAATTGTTTGCTCCAATTATGTATGCTCATACGCTATGGGTAACAAGTGATAAAGGTTTAATATTTGCTTTTCCTGGATCTGAAAATAAAGGAAAGGCAATCAAAATACCGGGTAATGTGTTTCACACTCCAGTGTTTACCCATGATAAGATATATATAACAACTGAAGGAAATGGCGTTTACTCATTAGAAAATAGGTTTGTTTTTTATGACTGA
- a CDS encoding tyrosine-type recombinase/integrase produces MNLGSIIENWYEWLRCNRSYSLNTLESYMRDLKDLISFLGTHIGEEVNIGSLEKLSVPELRSWLSFRYARGVNARSNTRALSVIRNFFKYIKNNYEINNEAVFSLSRPIQRRTLPKALSIPDIKTLVKKTKLSDLGEPWVIKREIAIIILLYGTGLRISEALNLKVSDINNESLIVTGKGDKQREVFILPVVKKCIQEYVKACPYLGINSETQYLFVGVRGKKLGRTYVANRLQKIRRMLNLPEILSPHAFRHSFATHLLQKDIDLRSIQQLLGHSNLETTQVYTHLNYQDVFDMYKNFQQSLEKKSKS; encoded by the coding sequence GTGAACCTCGGTTCAATTATTGAAAATTGGTATGAGTGGCTGAGATGCAATAGATCTTATTCGCTTAACACTTTAGAATCATACATGAGAGACTTAAAAGATCTCATAAGTTTTCTCGGCACTCACATTGGTGAAGAAGTAAATATTGGCTCTTTGGAAAAATTGAGCGTACCTGAACTAAGAAGCTGGCTTAGTTTTCGTTATGCAAGGGGTGTAAATGCAAGGTCTAACACTCGTGCATTGTCAGTAATCAGAAATTTTTTCAAGTATATAAAAAATAACTATGAAATAAACAATGAGGCTGTGTTTTCCTTGTCAAGGCCAATTCAAAGGAGAACTCTGCCCAAAGCATTATCAATACCTGATATAAAAACTTTAGTGAAGAAAACGAAGTTGTCCGACCTGGGTGAACCTTGGGTGATAAAAAGAGAAATTGCAATTATTATCCTGTTATATGGTACAGGCTTAAGAATCAGTGAAGCGCTGAACCTTAAAGTCAGTGATATTAACAATGAAAGCTTAATAGTTACAGGTAAGGGAGACAAGCAAAGGGAGGTATTTATTCTTCCGGTAGTAAAAAAATGCATACAAGAATATGTCAAAGCTTGTCCTTACCTTGGTATTAACAGTGAAACACAATATCTTTTTGTAGGAGTAAGAGGAAAAAAACTGGGAAGAACTTATGTTGCCAATCGTTTACAGAAAATAAGAAGAATGTTAAATTTGCCAGAAATTTTATCTCCACACGCATTTCGTCATAGCTTTGCTACCCATTTACTTCAAAAAGATATTGATCTTAGGTCAATACAACAACTGCTCGGCCATTCAAACCTGGAAACCACCCAGGTTTACACTCACTTAAATTATCAAGATGTTTTTGATATGTATAAAAACTTTCAGCAGAGCCTAGAAAAAAAGTCGAAATCCTAA
- the lpdA gene encoding dihydrolipoyl dehydrogenase — MSEYDIIVIGSGPGGYIAAIRARQLGFKTAIVEKEENLGGICLNWGCIPTKSLLGKSEIYRLIKESEKSGIKAKEVSFDIKLIVKYSRDAVGKLSGGVAYLMKKNDIKVYKGFGKLVGNNTIKVVGDKGEQEISSKHIILATGVRARNLPGIEVDGDLVWNAQHAMTPDKLPKSLLIIGSGAIGIEFASFYSTFGVDVTIIEKQETILPLEDEDISNLAQEIFTKQGIKIYTNNSVKAFIKNKDSIKVQLSSGESKEFDRVIVAVGVQANTENIGLENTKIKLNSSGFIETNEWYETNEPSVYAIGDVAGPPCLAHKASHEAVICVERIAGKNVHALKKECIPNCTYSHPQIASIGFTEKQAIKNGHDIKIGRFYSNFNGKSIVLDETEGLVKTVIDKKTGELLGAHMIGAEVTELISNFVLVKQLEGTNFDIKSTIFPHPTISEMIHESVLAADGESLNS, encoded by the coding sequence ATGAGTGAGTATGATATTATAGTCATAGGTAGCGGTCCTGGTGGTTATATAGCAGCAATTAGAGCGAGACAACTTGGGTTTAAAACTGCAATTGTTGAAAAGGAAGAAAATCTAGGCGGTATATGCTTAAATTGGGGATGTATACCAACAAAGTCTCTACTTGGAAAGTCTGAGATTTATAGACTTATAAAAGAATCAGAAAAATCAGGCATAAAAGCGAAAGAGGTAAGCTTTGATATAAAATTAATAGTAAAATACTCAAGAGATGCTGTTGGTAAATTATCAGGTGGTGTTGCATATTTAATGAAAAAAAACGACATCAAAGTTTATAAAGGCTTTGGTAAGCTTGTGGGTAATAATACTATAAAAGTTGTTGGTGATAAGGGAGAACAAGAAATTTCTTCCAAGCATATTATTTTAGCAACGGGTGTTAGGGCACGAAATCTGCCTGGGATAGAAGTAGACGGAGATTTAGTATGGAATGCACAACATGCTATGACTCCGGATAAATTACCGAAATCACTGCTGATTATAGGATCAGGTGCAATTGGAATAGAATTTGCAAGTTTTTATAGCACTTTTGGAGTTGACGTAACAATTATAGAAAAACAAGAAACCATTTTGCCATTGGAAGATGAAGATATTTCAAATCTGGCACAAGAGATATTTACAAAACAGGGAATAAAAATATACACAAACAATAGTGTAAAAGCTTTTATTAAAAATAAAGACTCTATTAAAGTGCAGCTAAGTAGTGGTGAGAGTAAAGAATTTGATAGAGTAATTGTTGCAGTTGGCGTTCAAGCAAACACTGAAAATATAGGTTTAGAAAATACAAAAATTAAATTGAACTCTTCTGGCTTTATTGAAACGAATGAATGGTATGAAACTAATGAACCGAGTGTGTATGCAATAGGTGATGTGGCTGGTCCCCCATGTTTAGCACATAAAGCAAGCCATGAAGCAGTAATCTGCGTTGAAAGGATTGCTGGTAAAAATGTGCATGCGTTAAAGAAGGAATGCATACCAAATTGTACTTACTCTCATCCGCAAATAGCGAGCATTGGCTTCACTGAGAAACAAGCAATAAAAAACGGGCATGATATAAAAATAGGAAGATTTTATTCTAACTTTAATGGTAAATCTATTGTCCTCGATGAAACTGAAGGGCTAGTAAAAACAGTAATAGATAAGAAAACGGGCGAGCTTCTTGGTGCTCATATGATAGGAGCGGAAGTAACAGAGTTGATTAGCAATTTTGTCCTAGTAAAACAACTAGAAGGAACAAATTTTGACATAAAATCTACGATCTTTCCTCATCCAACCATTTCAGAGATGATACACGAATCAGTGCTTGCTGCGGATGGTGAATCGTTGAACAGTTGA
- the ccmC gene encoding heme ABC transporter permease CcmC produces the protein MFLLKPTNFSYFSRKALPWLGVICFICFLVGIFLALFFSPEDYKQGEIVRIMYLHVPSAWLSLGVYGLIALLSFIFLVWNNSIASVLAHAAAPAGTVFSAICLITGSIWGKGTWGTWWVWDARLTSMLILFFLYIGYLSLWSAFDNEERAKKSAAVFAIFSAINIPIVKFSVNLWSTLHQPASILRKGGVAIEGSLLLPLITMFIFCTTFFLVVWILYALHLINLYKIKREISVRY, from the coding sequence ATGTTTTTATTAAAACCTACAAACTTCTCTTACTTTTCCAGGAAAGCTTTGCCTTGGCTTGGGGTTATCTGTTTTATATGTTTTTTAGTTGGAATATTTTTAGCTTTATTCTTTTCTCCAGAGGATTATAAACAAGGAGAAATTGTACGAATTATGTATCTTCACGTGCCTTCTGCATGGCTTTCTCTTGGAGTATATGGATTAATTGCTTTACTAAGTTTCATTTTCTTAGTGTGGAACAATAGTATTGCTAGTGTTTTAGCACATGCTGCTGCCCCTGCAGGAACAGTCTTTTCTGCAATATGTTTAATCACAGGCAGCATCTGGGGAAAAGGAACTTGGGGAACTTGGTGGGTATGGGATGCAAGGCTTACTTCAATGTTGATTTTATTTTTCCTATACATAGGATACCTTTCATTGTGGAGCGCCTTTGATAATGAGGAAAGGGCTAAAAAATCAGCAGCAGTGTTTGCTATCTTTAGTGCTATCAATATTCCTATAGTAAAATTTTCTGTGAATTTGTGGTCTACTCTCCATCAACCAGCAAGTATTCTAAGAAAAGGTGGAGTAGCAATAGAGGGTTCTTTGCTGTTGCCGTTAATTACAATGTTTATATTTTGTACCACATTTTTTTTAGTAGTGTGGATATTATATGCCCTTCATTTAATCAATTTATATAAAATAAAAAGAGAAATTAGTGTGCGGTATTAG
- a CDS encoding transposase family protein produces MSLNYHKVNKHPRNFRDITGLKIEEFEKIVKKVRPEWEKLEKQKKRHGRTAKLPTLEDKMLCVILYYRTYITHRFLGCLFNLHNANICRLLKKIEPLLAKKITIKKDRTLTPERILKVLADVTEQQIQQPKESKKRKRSYSGKKKMTTMKTEIVIEESGQILSVSRSYRGKIHDFRIRKQEKLLPTDSIKHADSGYQGWQKLQSNVVIPYKKYRKKLLTEEQKEHNRELASFRMRVENKIRELKIFKILSYVYRNFQKKYNMRFNIIAGLVNLRHGF; encoded by the coding sequence ATGAGTCTAAATTACCATAAAGTAAATAAACACCCAAGAAATTTTCGAGATATAACGGGATTGAAAATAGAAGAATTCGAAAAAATTGTTAAAAAAGTAAGGCCAGAGTGGGAAAAGCTTGAAAAACAGAAAAAGCGCCACGGAAGAACTGCTAAATTACCAACGCTGGAAGATAAAATGCTGTGCGTAATTTTGTATTATCGGACCTACATAACCCACAGATTTTTGGGCTGCCTTTTCAATTTACATAATGCAAATATTTGCCGACTTTTGAAGAAAATAGAGCCGCTACTGGCCAAAAAAATTACCATAAAAAAGGACAGAACCCTAACTCCAGAGAGGATTTTGAAGGTACTGGCAGATGTTACAGAACAGCAGATACAGCAGCCAAAAGAAAGCAAAAAACGTAAGAGATCTTACTCAGGAAAGAAAAAAATGACGACTATGAAAACAGAAATTGTGATCGAAGAAAGTGGGCAAATTCTATCGGTTTCAAGATCTTACCGTGGGAAAATTCACGATTTTCGGATAAGAAAACAGGAGAAATTGCTGCCTACGGACAGTATAAAGCATGCTGATTCTGGCTATCAGGGATGGCAAAAGTTGCAAAGTAATGTTGTGATACCATACAAAAAATACCGAAAAAAGCTACTAACTGAGGAGCAAAAGGAGCACAACCGAGAGTTGGCATCATTTAGAATGAGGGTCGAAAATAAGATACGAGAATTGAAAATATTCAAGATTTTGTCGTACGTTTACCGCAACTTTCAGAAAAAATATAACATGAGATTTAACATAATAGCTGGTCTCGTGAATTTGAGGCATGGGTTTTAG
- a CDS encoding pyruvate, water dikinase regulatory protein: MTVKKLNLHLVSDSSGETVISVAKSALKHFRSVETVEYVWSFVKEEGQIDKILEEINRKSNEHNFVICTITDDELRRYLKDNCMQLKIPYRAILSHIIREISSYLEIEKDEKLDLHTEINNEYFQRIEAINYTINHDDGQNFQDIDKADIILVGVSRTSKSPTSMYLAYRGYKVANIPFVNEVPFYIDLAKLKNKLVIGLTIDVNRLVEIRKNRLTSINNEGNNIYADPQKVEKEIKKAEELFKQNNWPIIDVTQKSIEEVSATIIQYFNKM; this comes from the coding sequence ATGACCGTTAAAAAACTTAATCTACACTTAGTATCGGATTCAAGTGGTGAAACTGTTATATCAGTTGCAAAATCAGCTCTGAAACACTTTCGTTCTGTAGAAACGGTCGAATATGTTTGGTCTTTTGTAAAGGAAGAAGGGCAGATTGATAAAATTTTGGAGGAAATAAATAGGAAAAGCAATGAACATAACTTTGTTATATGCACCATTACTGATGATGAGCTAAGAAGATATCTAAAAGATAACTGTATGCAATTGAAAATTCCTTATAGAGCAATATTATCACATATTATTAGAGAAATTTCGTCCTATCTTGAAATTGAAAAAGATGAAAAGCTTGACTTGCATACTGAAATAAACAATGAATATTTTCAGCGCATTGAGGCAATAAACTACACTATCAATCATGATGACGGACAAAACTTTCAAGATATCGATAAAGCAGATATAATTTTGGTTGGAGTCTCACGCACATCAAAATCTCCTACCAGTATGTATTTAGCTTATCGTGGCTATAAAGTTGCAAATATTCCTTTCGTTAACGAGGTACCCTTTTATATCGACTTAGCAAAATTAAAGAACAAATTGGTAATAGGATTAACAATAGACGTCAATAGGTTAGTAGAAATACGCAAAAATAGGCTTACTTCAATTAATAACGAAGGCAACAATATATATGCTGACCCCCAGAAAGTAGAAAAGGAAATTAAAAAAGCAGAAGAGCTCTTTAAACAGAACAATTGGCCAATTATTGATGTAACACAAAAGTCGATTGAAGAGGTATCAGCAACAATTATACAATATTTTAATAAAATGTGA
- the lpdA gene encoding dihydrolipoyl dehydrogenase — protein sequence MTDYDLIVIGGGPGGYKCAIAAKKLGLGNVACIDKNSIFGGTCLRVGCIPSKALLNSSYKYIHTKNNLSKFGIKVNDISFDLKEMLEYKDNGVQELGKGIEYLFNLHKITKINGLGKITSFDQGNLEVSVDGKVLKTKNIVIATGSDISSLPGINIDEKNIISSTGALSFTEVPKKLVVIGAGAIGLEMSSVWSRLGSEVTVVEFFDRVAAAMDGELSKSLLSSLQKQGIKFLLSTKVEEIKQSSNSLSVKVCSAQDNQTNTIETDKVLVAVGRKPYTEGLSIDEKIEKDNRGFVKVNNRYETNVKGIFAIGDVIGGAMLAHKAEEEGVAVAEIIAGQSPHVDYEIIPSVIYTHPAVSSIGKTEEELKSANRKYKVGKCQFAANGRAKITGDAEGFVKVLTCSTTDTILGVHIIGAYADTLINEAAVAMAYGAAAEDIYRICHSHPDVNEAFRDACIDAFFKK from the coding sequence ATGACTGATTATGATCTGATTGTTATAGGTGGTGGTCCAGGCGGTTATAAGTGTGCTATTGCTGCTAAAAAACTTGGATTGGGTAATGTTGCATGTATAGACAAGAACAGCATTTTTGGTGGCACATGTTTGCGGGTTGGATGTATACCTTCCAAAGCGTTACTTAATTCCTCTTATAAGTATATTCACACAAAAAATAATCTATCAAAATTCGGCATAAAAGTTAATGATATAAGTTTCGATCTAAAAGAAATGCTAGAATACAAGGACAATGGAGTTCAGGAACTTGGAAAAGGTATAGAATATCTATTTAACCTTCATAAAATCACTAAAATCAATGGCCTTGGAAAAATTACTTCTTTTGATCAGGGTAACCTTGAAGTTTCAGTTGATGGTAAGGTACTAAAGACAAAAAACATAGTAATTGCAACTGGTTCTGATATTAGCTCTCTGCCAGGGATTAACATCGATGAGAAAAATATTATTTCATCAACTGGTGCATTATCTTTCACTGAAGTGCCAAAAAAACTCGTTGTAATCGGAGCTGGGGCAATAGGACTTGAAATGTCTTCTGTATGGAGCAGGTTGGGATCTGAAGTTACTGTAGTAGAGTTTTTCGATAGAGTCGCTGCAGCAATGGATGGAGAATTAAGTAAGTCTCTGCTTTCTAGTCTGCAAAAACAAGGAATAAAATTTTTACTTAGCACTAAAGTTGAAGAGATAAAACAAAGCAGTAATTCTTTGAGTGTGAAAGTTTGCTCTGCTCAAGATAATCAAACAAACACTATAGAAACAGATAAAGTGTTAGTTGCAGTTGGCCGCAAACCGTACACTGAGGGCCTTAGTATCGATGAAAAAATAGAAAAGGATAATCGCGGTTTTGTTAAAGTTAACAATAGATATGAAACTAATGTAAAAGGAATATTTGCCATCGGTGACGTGATTGGTGGAGCAATGCTTGCTCATAAGGCAGAGGAAGAAGGAGTGGCAGTTGCAGAGATAATAGCAGGACAGTCACCTCACGTTGATTATGAAATCATACCATCTGTCATTTACACTCATCCTGCAGTTTCCTCAATCGGCAAAACTGAAGAAGAATTGAAAAGCGCCAACCGCAAGTATAAAGTTGGTAAATGCCAATTTGCTGCAAACGGCAGGGCAAAAATCACTGGTGATGCTGAAGGGTTTGTGAAAGTGTTAACTTGCAGCACCACAGATACAATATTAGGCGTGCATATTATAGGGGCATATGCTGATACGCTAATTAATGAAGCAGCAGTCGCAATGGCATATGGTGCAGCAGCAGAGGATATATACAGAATTTGTCACTCCCATCCTGATGTAAACGAAGCTTTCCGTGATGCGTGCATCGATGCTTTCTTTAAAAAGTAA
- the dut gene encoding dUTP diphosphatase: protein MQRSKIKVEIKKLPHGKDLPLPCYATVQSAGMDLYAALNNSAVLNPLERLLIPTGIVIAIPNGFEGQVRPRSGLAAKYGITVLNSPGTIDSDYRGEVKICLINLSDQPYEIKRGDRIAQILIAPVPLVIWDNREEFCIEETDRNTGGFGSSGR from the coding sequence GTGCAAAGAAGTAAGATTAAAGTAGAAATAAAAAAATTACCACACGGGAAAGACCTACCTCTTCCATGTTATGCAACTGTGCAGAGTGCTGGTATGGATCTTTATGCTGCACTAAATAACTCTGCTGTTTTAAATCCACTTGAAAGGTTACTTATTCCAACTGGAATTGTAATTGCAATACCAAACGGTTTTGAGGGACAGGTCCGCCCGCGTTCTGGCCTCGCTGCAAAATATGGAATCACTGTCTTAAATTCTCCGGGTACTATAGATTCTGACTATCGAGGTGAGGTTAAAATTTGCCTAATTAATCTAAGTGATCAGCCATATGAGATAAAAAGAGGAGATAGAATTGCGCAAATCCTTATTGCTCCTGTACCTTTGGTAATTTGGGATAATAGAGAAGAGTTCTGCATAGAAGAAACTGACCGAAATACGGGAGGCTTTGGCTCAAGTGGCAGGTAG
- a CDS encoding UDP-N-acetylglucosamine--N-acetylmuramyl-(pentapeptide) pyrophosphoryl-undecaprenol N-acetylglucosamine transferase yields MGIILATGGTGGHIFPAITLAKAIKARGCNCILFTDKRTDKSADVDSYTLPLCKPSSNKFKFFLLLIYSCVLALYQTRKLKPKLVIGFGSYASFPTLLAAKVLSIPIILHEQNTVLGRVNRFFFNSAKLIATSFPETKYVQGNKNVFTGNFVDIKAHNYFSIEKKLNILVIAGSQGASFFDDVVSDVICNLPIRIKEKIRVIQQCTKKNINKIRSLYKNEEVNSELSEFFNDMEKRLANAHLVISRAGATSIAEITLAERPTIYIPYPYSKDNHQFYNAKYIEDSGAAVIVEQNSEAKKNLTELLVDLLGDSYKLRDMVNNVKKTRIKNGITEFLKIIDLSHNQCIVRNF; encoded by the coding sequence ATGGGTATCATTCTAGCAACAGGTGGCACTGGTGGACACATTTTTCCAGCTATAACCTTGGCAAAAGCCATAAAAGCACGAGGATGTAATTGTATATTATTTACTGATAAAAGGACAGATAAAAGTGCTGACGTAGACAGCTACACTTTGCCATTGTGTAAACCAAGCAGTAACAAATTTAAGTTTTTCCTCTTGTTAATATATAGCTGTGTATTGGCACTATATCAGACAAGAAAGTTAAAACCAAAACTGGTTATTGGTTTTGGCAGCTATGCTTCTTTCCCAACTCTTCTTGCAGCAAAGGTTCTCTCTATACCTATAATTTTGCATGAACAAAATACAGTTTTAGGAAGAGTAAATAGATTCTTTTTCAATAGCGCGAAATTAATTGCAACTAGCTTTCCAGAAACTAAATATGTGCAGGGCAATAAAAATGTTTTCACAGGAAATTTTGTTGATATAAAAGCACATAACTATTTTAGCATTGAAAAAAAGCTAAACATATTAGTCATAGCAGGTAGTCAAGGTGCAAGTTTTTTCGATGATGTAGTCAGTGATGTAATTTGTAATTTGCCTATTAGGATAAAAGAGAAAATTAGAGTAATACAACAGTGTACGAAGAAAAATATAAATAAGATCAGAAGCCTGTACAAAAATGAGGAAGTCAATAGTGAGTTAAGTGAGTTTTTTAACGATATGGAAAAGAGATTAGCTAATGCTCATTTGGTAATTAGCAGGGCAGGAGCAACCTCGATAGCGGAAATCACTCTTGCTGAACGTCCTACTATATATATTCCTTATCCTTATTCGAAAGATAACCACCAATTTTATAACGCAAAATATATTGAAGATTCTGGGGCGGCTGTAATAGTCGAGCAGAATAGTGAAGCAAAAAAAAATCTGACAGAATTGTTGGTTGATCTATTAGGTGATTCTTACAAATTGCGTGACATGGTCAATAATGTAAAAAAAACGAGGATAAAAAATGGGATTACTGAATTTCTTAAGATAATAGACCTCTCACATAACCAGTGTATAGTAAGGAACTTTTAG